The Desulfovibrio sp. G11 region CGGTTGCGGCCTCAGGTTCAAGGAAAAAATCTGCAGGTTGGCTGGCGGAAACAGCCGTGTCCTCACTTTCAAGTGAAACTTCAGCTTCTTTGGGCGCTCCAATGACGTTGCCGGGGGCTTCATTTCTCCTTGGCTGGCAATGCACAGTGTTGCGAGGAACATCCTGACCAAGAAGACTGTTAACGCCCCTCTCCATTACCTCTTGCAAGGATACCGGACCACGGGCAAAATTGAGGGCCAAAAAATTCATGACGGCCGCAGCATCCGGAGAATGGGCTTCCGCGGCCAGGCTGGCTGCCCAGGCCTGCCAGAAACCGGCATACGCCGTAAGCATCTTGCTGAGTTTTTCGACCTGTTTTTCACAGGCGTCCTGTTTTCCTGCCCTGTAGAGCAGCTCGATCAAAAATATGCGGGCTTCAAGAAACTCGTCGTGCCGTTTCAAGCCCCGCTCCAGAACCTCTACTGCCTCATCGGTCCGCTGTGCTTCCGCCAGCAGACGCGCCAGCGGAAAAAAGACCTTGGAGTTGGGTTCAAGATCCAGGACTTCTTTATACCACTCAATTTTTTCTGTCATATACTACGGCTCCCGATGGGGCTTGGCCGATGCGTCAAAAAGGTAAAGCACCTCATTGTCCCGCACATAATGCAGGCGCTGCCGGATGACTTTCTCCACATACTGGTTGTCAGACTGCAAAAGGCGGATTTCACGGCTGAGGGCCATGTTTTCCGCATCCAGACCGGCGATCTGCTTTTCGAGAGCGGCGTACTGCCGTTTGAGTTCACGATACTCAAGCAGTCCGGTAGGCCCCCAGACCATGCGACTGAAAAGCACTACACTGATCAGGCCCAGCACCACAAGTATGAAAGAACGCCAGAACATTATTGCAAAAGCCGTCTTTTTTGAGTTTTGCCCTTCCGGGAAAGTTTCAGTTCCGCAAGAAATGTCGCGGTAGCGTTTTCAAGCCGCTGGACATCCTCTTCAGCCAGATCCATCTGGTCAACCTGAGAAAGGTAGTCTTTGAGAGAGTTCAATTCTGAATCGAAATAGCGCCCCCACATTCCGGCTTTCATATCCGGCTCCAGCTCCAGTATGGTCTGGATACAGTTTTTGAGGCGTATCTGCAGCGTGCTCATGCCTTGCCGGAATCCTTGCGTTCGCGGGTACGACGGTAGAAATCATAGCAGTAGTTGGTGCCGGAAATAAGCGCCAGCGCCAGCGCGGCATACAACAGGACCTGCCCTATGGGCTGCGGGTCCATACCCCACAGGGGATAATGCAGGGTCAGGGGAACAATGGCAAAAACCTGCAGAATCGTCTTGGCCTTGCCGAACTTGTCCGCAGCAAGCACAATGCCTTCGTCAATGGCAATGGCGCGAAGGCCTGTGACTACAAGTTCACGACAAACCATGATGATAACGACCCAGGCCTCAGTCCAGCCGAGCTGAACAAACATGATGAGCACAGAGCAGATGAGCACCTTGTCGGCCAGCGGGTCCAGAAACTTGCCCATGCTGGTAACCATGTTGGAACGCCGGGCCACATAACCGTCAGCCCAGTCAGTCACTGAGGCAAAAATAAAGGCCAAGGCCGCGATCTTGCACACCGTTGGACCTTCAAAGTAAAGCAGTAAAACCACCAGAGGGGTCATAAGAATACGTAACAGCGTAATTTTATTAGCAAGGTTAAGCATTGTATTTATTTTGACTCTCCCGGAGAATTTTTGTCCAAGTAACATAAAAGCAGACGAGAGAAAAGAAGAAAAAATCTCCCCTGCCGGGTTTGCGCAATCCGGCAGGGGAGATTTTTGCTGTAAAAAAATACTCCACCCGCTTTTCCGGCTTTTACCTTCTTGCACAAATTGCTGAAAAACAGCCTTGTGCACTGCGGCGAATCAGTGTCAGCCGGGGCCAGGGGCATTCCTAGGAGCGCGAGGTGGCCAAAGCCTCCAGGCTGTTGTCGCAGGCATCGGCAATGGCGTCTGCCAATTGAAGAAAGGCAGCTTTGGCTGGGCTTTCCGATTCAAGATACACCACAGGAACCCCGCGGTCCGCAGCAACCACAGTGGTGGGATCCAAAGGCACGGCCCCCAGGAACTTGAGGCCGTAGCGTTTTGCGAGATCTTCGCCGCCGCCTTTCTTGAAAAGATCAATTTCCTGATGACAGTGCGGGCACACAAGACCGCTCATATTTTCTACAACGCCAAGAACATTGGAGTTGGTATACTGGAGAAAATTGATGGCCTTGCGCACATCCGCCAGGGAAATTTCCTGCGGTGTGGTCACGACCACACAAAGCGCGTCAGGAATGGACTGCATGACCGTCATATGCTCATCACCAGTGCCTGGAGGCGAGTCAATAAGCAGAAAATCAAGATCGCCCCACTTCACATCCGAAATAAACTGCCTGATAGCAGCCGTTTTTTTCGGACCACGCCACAGGATGGCCTGATCCTTGTCCTGCAGCAGTGAGTCCATAGAAATGACAGACAAATTTTCATTATAGGTCGCTGGCAGCATAAGCTCGCCGCCGGGGTCCATCTCGACGGTGCTTGTGAGGCCCAGCAGGTTGGGCACACTGGGGCCGTGCAGGTCCACATCGAGAATGCCCACCTTGAAACCACGCCGGGCCAGGGCTGCGGCAGTATTGACGGTGACGGAACTTTTACCCACCCCGCCCTTGCCGCTCATGACGAAAAGCTTGTGCCGTATATGCCCGAGCCTGTCGGCGATGATTTTGTCCTGCCGGGCGACAGGGTCACTGCATTTTCCGTCTCCACCCTTGCCCGTGGCGCTTGGACAGGAGGAAGATGAAGAACAGGAGGAACAGGAAGCCATGACATCTCCTTGTTTTTGATGGCGAGAGGCCGTGCTACCAGCCGTGGTCGCCCACCAGGTCCACAAAAATAGCGGGACCGAGGTCTTCCCCGGTCATGCGGCCCTGCTCCTTGCGAAAACGCATGAGCCGCTGTGCTCGGGGGCGTGGTCCCACGGGAATAAGCAGAATGCCGCCTTCGTCAAGCTGGTCTGTCAGGGGGCGCGGCACTTCCGGCCCGCCCGCCGTAACAATGATTCTGTCAAAGGGGGCGGCCTCGGGCATGCCCAGCGTGCCGTCCCGACGCTGCATGTGTACGCCGCGCAGGCCCAGTTGCCGCAAGAGATTTCCTGTATCCTGGTACAGTTCGCGCAAACGCTCCACTGTAAAGACAGTGCAGCCCATAGTCGCGAGCACCGCGGCCTGGTATCCCGAGCCAGTGCCTATTTCCAGCACGCGCATGCCGCGGCGCACTTCAAGCAACTGGCTCATCAGTGCCACCACATAAGGCTGTGAAATGGTCTGGCCGTAGCCGATGGGCAGCGGGGTATCCTCATACGCCTGGGCGCGCAGCGCCTCCTGCACAAACAGATGACGCGGCACGGCCGACATGGCGGCCAGCACCTCGGCATCGTTTATGCCTCTGGCTTCAAGTTGTTCACGCACCATGCGTCGTCGCAGGCGTTTGGGGTCCACCATGGGGCTACGTGTGCGTTCCGGCGCTCTTTGGCCTGTGTACTTGGCGTGTTGCATACTGCGGAAGTGAAAACAGATTTTGCCCGTCAAGTCAATGCGCTCTGCGGCTTTAACGGAACGTTATAAAAGTTCCAGACTTTTCCTTGAAACTTGGCTTTCTTTATGCAAGGCTTTGACGGAGTTTAATGAGGAGCCTGTAATGCGAAAAAAAAGTATGTTTTCATCAGTGTTGGGTATTTTGGTAGTCGTTGCTCTTGGCGTAGGCGGCTACACATTCTTTAAGGACCTTGAAGGACCTGTTATTGACGTTTCGCCCAACACCGGCAGAGTTTCCCCTGCCAGCGTGCTCAAGGTCAGCATGAAGGATCCTTCAGGAATTCGTTCTGTTACAGTTGGAGTCCGAAAGAATAACGTGCTCAATGTTATTTTCAACAAACATTTTGATCAATACCTGCCCGAACGCACTGTGGAGGTTCCCTTAAAGGACGCCAACCTGCGTGAGGGAGCCTTTGATCTTGAGGTGCGCGCAACAGACGGCTCTCTGGCCGGTTTCGGGCAGGGCAACACCCGTACCGTGCAGCTTCCTATGCGCCTGGATACACAGCCCCCGCGCATATCCGTCAAAACCCTGCCCCCTAACGTCCGCCGTGGCGGTGCTGCAGTTGTGCGGTATACGGTTGACGAAGACGTCACCAACAGCGGGGTGCTGGTAGCCGGTTATTTTGTGCCGGGCTACCTGCAAAAAGACGGCAGCTATATCTGCTTTTTCCCTTTTCCATACACTATGACCGCCAAGGACTACAAGAACAGCGTGGAGATTACAGCCACCGACCTGGCGGGCAACGTCACCAAAAACCGTCTGACAGTTATGGCTTTTGAGCGTACCTTCAAAAGCGACAGCCTTGAACTGAGCGACGACTTTTTACTGAGTGTGGAAAACAAGCTGCGGCACCTTGCGCCGAATGCAGCCAACCCGCTGGAGTGCTACCTGTACATCAACAACCAGGTGCGCGCCGCCAACGTGGAAGATCTGCGCAATATCAGCAAGGATACGGCATCGGCCATGTTGTGGAGTGGCGTTTTCCAGCGCATGCCCCGCTCTGCCCCGCGCGCCGGATACGCAGACCACCGCTTTTATAATTACCAGGGCAAGCTTGTGGGCGAATCCTACCATCTGGGCTTTGACCTCGCCTCCGTTCGCAATGATGACGTGCCTGCCGCTAACAGCGGTCGCGTAATATTCAGCGGAGACCTGGGCATTTACGGCAATATTGTGGTCATTGACCACGGCCTTGGACTCATGTCCCTCTACTCTCACCTTAACGACTCAATGGTCAACGCGGGCGATGTGGTGCAAAAAAGCCAAACCATAGGGCATACGGGAACCACCGGCCTCGCTTTCGGTGACCATCTGCACTTCGGCATAATGGTGGGCGGTGTTGAAGTGACCCCCCTCGAATGGCTTGATCCCAAATGGATACGTGACAACATCACCAGCCGTCTCGAGGCGTCCATGGCCCAATAAAAGTATCTGTGACAATGCTCACGCCGTGCCTTTTGCGCAGGGACCGGATTAACCGCCCTTGCAGAAGGCACGGCGTTTTTTGTGGCAACCGGGGGCTTGTATTTAACGTAGCTTGCAGTATATCTTAATTGTATAGCTGGAAAATATCACGGCTTTTCCACAATCAAGGATTTTCCTTATGAAAGGTTCGATTTGTCTATCCCCATTAACACACAGAAATGTGAGGACTTATTTGTGTCTCCACATCCTGCGGCATTTCTTGGTCTGGACATAGGTTCCACCACTGTCAAACTGGCACTTCTGGACGCCGAGGGCATGGTTATTGAAACCATGTATCGTCGTCACGGAACCGCTGTCAGGGCCACCCTGTCTGCCCTTCTAGACGAGCTGGCACAAAAATATCCTTTATTACCAGTGCGATGTGCCATTACTGGCTCGGGCGCTCTGGACCTTGGCGAAGCGCTTGGCCTGCCTTTCGTGCAGGAGCTGCTTGCCACGGCCCGGGCCGTGGCTGCCGCCGCCCCGCATACCAGCGTGGCTGTGGAACTGGGGGGTGAAGACGCCAAACTGCTCTATCTGGGGCAGGATGTGGAACTGCGCATGAATGAATCCTGCGCGGGCGGCACAGGCGCTTTTATCGACCAGATGGCCCGTCTGCTCAATACAGATGCGCAGGGCCTCAACGAGCTGGCATCGCGCCACACCACCCTTTACCCTATTGCATCGCGCTGCGGCGTTTTCGCCAAGACCGATATAGTCCCCCTTCTGAATGGCGGGGTGGCGCGCGAAGATATTGCCGCCTCCATCTTCCAGGCCGTGGTGGAACAGACCATTGGCGGGCTGGCCTGTGGCCGCCCCATCGAGGGAACAGTGGCTTTTCTCGGCGGGCCTCTGCATTTTCTGCCAGAATTAAAAACTCTTTTCGTCAAGGCGCTCAGTCTGGACGAAAAAGAAATCGCCCATCTGCCCCATGCCCAGTGCGCGGCTGCGCACGGAGCAGCCTTGTGCGTGGCAGGCATGCAGGCTGAAATGTCGCTGGTGCGTCTGGATGCCCTGGCTGGGCAAGCCCGTAGCCTGTCACGCGAGCGTGCTAGTCCGCTTACCAAGGCCCTTCCCCGCTTTTTTTCCCACCAGAACGAATACGAAATCTTCAAAAAGCGCCATTCTGACGACAAGCTGCCACGGGCAGCTCTCAGCGAAGCCCAAGGCCCCTTATATCTCGGGCTTGACCTGGGTTCCACCACAGTCAAAGCCGCCCTTATGGACAGTCAGCAGCGCCTGCTTGCGTCATGTTACGTATCCAATGGCGGCAACCCGCTACAGGTTCTTTTGCCGCCCCTGGCAGACATGCTTGAACAGATTCCGCCGCAGGCCTGGCTTGCAGGTACGGCAGCCACAGGCTACGGCGCGCAGCTTGCCGAAGCGGCCTTGAAGCTGGACTGTGTAACCGTTGAGACCCTGGCGCACTTCAAGGCGGCCCACCGCATTGTGCCGGAAGTCAGCTACGTCATTGATATTGGCGGGCAGGACATGAAGTGCCTCAAGGCTGAAAACGGCGTCATAACCAACGTGAGCCTTAATGAAGCCTGTTCTGCCGGCTGCGGAGCTTTTCTTGAAAGCTTCGCCATAGGGCTTGGCATGAATATGGACGAATTTGTTCAGGCGGCCCTTTACGCCGAGCACCCGGCGGATCTCGGATCGCGCTGCACAGTGTTCATGAACTCCAAGGTTACCCAGGCACAAAAAGAAGGCATGAAGGCCGCCGACATTGCCGCGGGCCTGTGTTACTCAGTTGTGCGCAATGCTCTGGACAAGGTCTTGCGCATAAAAAATGTGGATGAATTGGGCCAGCATGTGGTGGTACAGGGGGGATCTTTTCTCAATGATGCCCTGCTCTGTGCTATGGAGCGCACCCTCGGCCACCCTGTGCACCGCCCGGTTTCATCCGGCCTTATGGGGGCTTATGGCGCTGCCCTGACTGCCATTGAAGCCCGGCCTGCTCATGAAAAGCACCATTCGCCCATCACAGCCGAACGCATACGCGGCCTTGAGATGCGCAGCCGCAGTTTTCGCTGTCGCGACTGTGGCAACAACTGCCTTCTCACTGAAACGCGCTTTTCACATGGCGAACGGCACTTTTCAGGCAATCGTTGCGACAAGTTCGCCAACAACGCCAGCAAAAAAGCTCAAAAGGCCCCCAATATTTATGACTGGAAGTACCGTCGCCTGTTCAACTATGAGCCGCTGCCCGTGGAAAATGCCCCGCGCGGCATCTTGGGCATACCGCGTGTACTCACAGTTTATTCGCATTACCCCTTCTGGTTCACCCTGTTTACCGAGCTTGGCTACAGGGTGGAGCTTTCCCCTCCCACAAATCGCGCCCTGTTCGCCCGTGGGCTGGCCTCTGTGCCTTCGCAGAGTGTCTGCTACCCGGCCAAGCTGGCGCATGGACACGTGCTTGCCCTTATTGAGGCTGGTGTAAAGCATGTTTTTCTGCCCTGCATTCCGCGTGAATCCAAAGAGTTTGACGAAATGTGTGATGCGTTTTCCTGCCCCGTTGCCTGTGGCTACCCCCAGGTTGTGCGTGAAAACCTGCCCGAACTTGCCGCCGGCAAGGTCGCCATGTACGCCCCCTTCGTCAACCTCAACCATACCGCCTCCCTGGTCCGCAATCTTTGCCAGGAAATGG contains the following coding sequences:
- a CDS encoding Mrp/NBP35 family ATP-binding protein — encoded protein: MASCSSCSSSSSCPSATGKGGDGKCSDPVARQDKIIADRLGHIRHKLFVMSGKGGVGKSSVTVNTAAALARRGFKVGILDVDLHGPSVPNLLGLTSTVEMDPGGELMLPATYNENLSVISMDSLLQDKDQAILWRGPKKTAAIRQFISDVKWGDLDFLLIDSPPGTGDEHMTVMQSIPDALCVVVTTPQEISLADVRKAINFLQYTNSNVLGVVENMSGLVCPHCHQEIDLFKKGGGEDLAKRYGLKFLGAVPLDPTTVVAADRGVPVVYLESESPAKAAFLQLADAIADACDNSLEALATSRS
- a CDS encoding acyl-CoA dehydratase activase, translated to MSPHPAAFLGLDIGSTTVKLALLDAEGMVIETMYRRHGTAVRATLSALLDELAQKYPLLPVRCAITGSGALDLGEALGLPFVQELLATARAVAAAAPHTSVAVELGGEDAKLLYLGQDVELRMNESCAGGTGAFIDQMARLLNTDAQGLNELASRHTTLYPIASRCGVFAKTDIVPLLNGGVAREDIAASIFQAVVEQTIGGLACGRPIEGTVAFLGGPLHFLPELKTLFVKALSLDEKEIAHLPHAQCAAAHGAALCVAGMQAEMSLVRLDALAGQARSLSRERASPLTKALPRFFSHQNEYEIFKKRHSDDKLPRAALSEAQGPLYLGLDLGSTTVKAALMDSQQRLLASCYVSNGGNPLQVLLPPLADMLEQIPPQAWLAGTAATGYGAQLAEAALKLDCVTVETLAHFKAAHRIVPEVSYVIDIGGQDMKCLKAENGVITNVSLNEACSAGCGAFLESFAIGLGMNMDEFVQAALYAEHPADLGSRCTVFMNSKVTQAQKEGMKAADIAAGLCYSVVRNALDKVLRIKNVDELGQHVVVQGGSFLNDALLCAMERTLGHPVHRPVSSGLMGAYGAALTAIEARPAHEKHHSPITAERIRGLEMRSRSFRCRDCGNNCLLTETRFSHGERHFSGNRCDKFANNASKKAQKAPNIYDWKYRRLFNYEPLPVENAPRGILGIPRVLTVYSHYPFWFTLFTELGYRVELSPPTNRALFARGLASVPSQSVCYPAKLAHGHVLALIEAGVKHVFLPCIPRESKEFDEMCDAFSCPVACGYPQVVRENLPELAAGKVAMYAPFVNLNHTASLVRNLCQEMGLPRGEVRAAIKTARREQENYLNELRQEAKKLYGATSRQGGTLVILAGRPYHADPQVHHGLPDFIASLGATVLSEDCLPRTWLQQASLPGLRVRNQWTYPARLYRAAAWAGQAEHGKARVELVQLTSFGCGLDAITSDQVREQLQECGKLYTLIKMDEGNALASARIRIRSLLAVAQGRDEQIAVHAAPPPPPVFAKKDAQSRLILVPQMAPLHFPLITEGVAGSGHSIKLLPHVSPEAISLGQAYVNNDACYPAIVAIGQLLHALQSGEYDPQRVALLLSQTCGPCRASNYPALLRKALLECGMDSVPILTLSASGTEGHPGFRPSRGMLHRMLLGMLGGDMLQRLSLFTQTYERRPGDTEDRTAHWLRVLSPIVRQGDDRAFRHSMERLVRDFEQIPLDSGRRPRVAVVGEILLTYHPDANRHIVDIIRQEGGEPLLPDITNFMLYCLRDSIYDWQRQGGSALDALGSALIIRKVESLRKSMRQALGRSSLAERVMPVAHVDTLARMGETMLSLGNAAGEGWLLPAEMLEFLNHGAKDILCLQPFGCLPNHVVGRGIFKTVRRMAPQANIMAIDYDPGSSEANQLNRIRLFMAIARELAREQGILRLGDLQDQSDFAKKLCGVT
- a CDS encoding protein-L-isoaspartate(D-aspartate) O-methyltransferase, with the protein product MVDPKRLRRRMVREQLEARGINDAEVLAAMSAVPRHLFVQEALRAQAYEDTPLPIGYGQTISQPYVVALMSQLLEVRRGMRVLEIGTGSGYQAAVLATMGCTVFTVERLRELYQDTGNLLRQLGLRGVHMQRRDGTLGMPEAAPFDRIIVTAGGPEVPRPLTDQLDEGGILLIPVGPRPRAQRLMRFRKEQGRMTGEDLGPAIFVDLVGDHGW
- a CDS encoding FtsB family cell division protein — its product is MFWRSFILVVLGLISVVLFSRMVWGPTGLLEYRELKRQYAALEKQIAGLDAENMALSREIRLLQSDNQYVEKVIRQRLHYVRDNEVLYLFDASAKPHREP
- a CDS encoding M23 family metallopeptidase, with translation MRKKSMFSSVLGILVVVALGVGGYTFFKDLEGPVIDVSPNTGRVSPASVLKVSMKDPSGIRSVTVGVRKNNVLNVIFNKHFDQYLPERTVEVPLKDANLREGAFDLEVRATDGSLAGFGQGNTRTVQLPMRLDTQPPRISVKTLPPNVRRGGAAVVRYTVDEDVTNSGVLVAGYFVPGYLQKDGSYICFFPFPYTMTAKDYKNSVEITATDLAGNVTKNRLTVMAFERTFKSDSLELSDDFLLSVENKLRHLAPNAANPLECYLYINNQVRAANVEDLRNISKDTASAMLWSGVFQRMPRSAPRAGYADHRFYNYQGKLVGESYHLGFDLASVRNDDVPAANSGRVIFSGDLGIYGNIVVIDHGLGLMSLYSHLNDSMVNAGDVVQKSQTIGHTGTTGLAFGDHLHFGIMVGGVEVTPLEWLDPKWIRDNITSRLEASMAQ
- the pgsA gene encoding CDP-diacylglycerol--glycerol-3-phosphate 3-phosphatidyltransferase, with translation MLNLANKITLLRILMTPLVVLLLYFEGPTVCKIAALAFIFASVTDWADGYVARRSNMVTSMGKFLDPLADKVLICSVLIMFVQLGWTEAWVVIIMVCRELVVTGLRAIAIDEGIVLAADKFGKAKTILQVFAIVPLTLHYPLWGMDPQPIGQVLLYAALALALISGTNYCYDFYRRTRERKDSGKA